GAGTGCCTCTTGAAGAAATCGTTCCCGCTCCGGTTGGTAGTCGGTCAGGGCGGGCTCAGCCGATTTCATGAAATCTCCTCGGGGGTGCTCAAAATCGGACCAACTCGACACCGGACCCGCTACCGAACCCGTTACCGAACTGGGCCAGATCGACGATGCCGATCGTGTTCTGGCCCTCCATCATGCCAGCGCACTCGCCGGGATTGAAGGCCAGGACACCGTCCTGCTGCCATTCCTCGGTCGTCCGGTGGGTGTGGCCGTGGAGCGCAAGGGTTCCGGAGTCGAGCTCCAACTCGGCCAGGTCGCTGGGGTCGTGGACGACCACGACGTCCCGTTCGTGCCAGCGCAAACGCAGTGGTGGGTCGACGAGTTGGAAGCCCAGCTGCTCGGCAGCTTCTTCCAGGCTCGTGCGCTCCAAATCGTTGTTGCCGTAGACACCCACCACCGGGCAGATGAGCGGGGACAGCGCATGCAGCGTCTTCGCCTGGGTGATGTCACCTGTGTGGACGACCCGGCTCACACCGGCCCCATTGAACAGCTCGACGATGCGCTCCACATTCCGCAAATGATTGTGGGTATCGCTGACGATTCCGATGCGCATGTGCCGTGAGCTACTCCGGCGGGAGGGCGGCTCCTCGACGGTAACCCGTGACGTAGGGCGGCGCTTCCCGGGTC
The bacterium genome window above contains:
- a CDS encoding YfcE family phosphodiesterase — encoded protein: MRIGIVSDTHNHLRNVERIVELFNGAGVSRVVHTGDITQAKTLHALSPLICPVVGVYGNNDLERTSLEEAAEQLGFQLVDPPLRLRWHERDVVVVHDPSDLAELELDSGTLALHGHTHRTTEEWQQDGVLAFNPGECAGMMEGQNTIGIVDLAQFGNGFGSGSGVELVRF